The genomic stretch GCCCGGTGAAGACCCATCTTCACAAGAGAGCCCATTAGCCTGAGTCGATCTGCGTGTTCCGAACCCTCGCTACAGCGCGGCAGATAACTCGGCCCCATAACCTCATGCATATGCGGGCGTGCCCATGATTACCCTGAAGCTCAATGGTCAAGACCATCAACTGGACGTCACCGAGGACATGCCGCTGCTCTGGGCGATCCGCGACGTTGCCGGTTACAGCGGCACCAAGTTTGGCTGTGGCATGGGCCTGTGCGGTGCGTGCACGATCCATATCGACGGTGCCCCGGCGCGCAGTTGCATCACCCCGATCGGTTCGGTGGTCGGCCAGGATATCGGTACTATCGACAACCTGCACCGCGATCCGCTCGGCCAACTGGTCCAGCAAGCCTGGCTTGATACGGCCGTGGCGCAGTGCGGATTCTGCCAGGGTGGCCAGATCATGTCGGCCACAGCATTGCTCAAGACCCATCCCAACCCCAGCGATGAGCAGATCGAGACCGCGATGGTCGGCAATATCTGCCGCTGTGGCACCTATAACCGGATCAAGACTGCAATCCGCCAGGTGGCGACTCATCTGCAGGAGGCCAAGGCATGAGCCGCTTACCCAGTGATTTTGTCCTGAGCAACCTCAGTCGACGCGGCTTTCTCAAGGGGGCAGGCGCCACCGGTGCGCTGGTGCTGGCAGCCAGTTGGGGGTGGCAGGAGGCGTTCGCCGAGGTCAAAAAGTTCGGTGCCGAGGGCATGCCCAACGGCTGGATCGATGACCCCAAGGTGTACGTCAGCATAGCCGCCGATGGCACGGTGACGGTGCTGTGCAACCGCTCGGAAATGGGCCAGGGCGTGCGCACCAGCTTGAGCATGGTGGTGGCCGATGAACTGGACGCCGACTGGGCCATGGTCAAGGTCCGCCAGGCGCCGGGCGATGAAGTACGTTTCGGCAACCAGGACACCGACGGTTCGCGCAGCATGCGCCACTGGTACGAGCCGATGCGCCGGTGTGGGGCCGCGGCGCGGAGCATGCTGGAGCAGGCGGCGGCCAATCAATG from Pseudomonas sp. S04 encodes the following:
- a CDS encoding (2Fe-2S)-binding protein — protein: MITLKLNGQDHQLDVTEDMPLLWAIRDVAGYSGTKFGCGMGLCGACTIHIDGAPARSCITPIGSVVGQDIGTIDNLHRDPLGQLVQQAWLDTAVAQCGFCQGGQIMSATALLKTHPNPSDEQIETAMVGNICRCGTYNRIKTAIRQVATHLQEAKA